The proteins below are encoded in one region of Chrysemys picta bellii isolate R12L10 chromosome 4, ASM1138683v2, whole genome shotgun sequence:
- the LOC135983091 gene encoding mediator of RNA polymerase II transcription subunit 15-like, whose translation MMESQDRKRAPAWTEREVQDLLTIWGDESVLAELRSSKRNDKILEKVSKAMKDRGHNRDAQQCRVKIKELRQAYHKAREANGRSGAEPQTCRFYVKLHAMLGGAATTTPTVCFDSINGESRNREAGSGYEEDDDEDSSQQGSRETGFPNSQDMFITLNLEPVTPELTQGVLPDPEGTQGTSAANVSPSQRLVKIRRRKRRTRDDMFSELQMSYHADRAQQNAWRQSMSECKKAQYEREERWRAEEDRWHQLADRRQESMLQLLEHQTDMLQRMVELQERQQEQRPPLQPLCNQQPSSPSSIASSPRGRLGPQG comes from the exons atgatggagtcccaggatcgcaaaagagctccagcatggacagaacgggaggtacaggatctgctcaccatatggggagatgaatcagtgctagctgaactccgtagcagtaaacgaaatgacaaaatattagaaaaagtctcaaaggccatgaaggatagaggccataacagggacgcacagcagtgccgcgtgaaaattaaggagctaaggcaagcctaccacaaagccagagaggcaaacggaaggtccggggcagagccgcaaacatgccgcttctacgtgaagctgcatgccatgctagggggtgcagccaccactaccccaaccgtgtgctttgactccatcaatggagaatcacgcaacagggaagcgggttcggggtacgaggaagatgatgatgaagatagctcacagcaaggaagcagagaaaccggtttccccaacagccaggatatgtttatcaccctgaatctggaaccagtaacccctgaactcacccaaggcgtgctcccagaccctgagggcacacaagggacctctg ctgcaaatgtttctccttcacagaggctagtgaagattagaaggagaaaacggcggactcgggatgatatgttctcggagctccagatgtcctaccacgctgacagagcacagcagaatgcatggaggcagtcaatgtcagagtgcaaaaaagcacaatatgaacgagaggagaggtggcgggctgaagaggataggtggcatcagcttgctgacagaaggcaagagtcgatgctccagctgttggagcatcaaactgatatgctccagcgtatggttgagctgcaggaaaggcagcaggagcagagaccgccactacagcccttgtgtaaccaacagccctcctccccaagttccatagcctcctcacccaggggtaggctgggtccccaaggataa